The genomic stretch aaaaaaaaaaaacagatataGATAAGTATATTATTAATGTTACGTAAAAACTAAAGCAATAGTCTCATCCAACCTCTTACTCTATACTTTTTATCTCGATCTTTTAAGTCAAATTAAACTTTAAATATTATTTACACACTTACAGTTTATAGGTGATAGAATATTACAtgtaggcccgtgcatcgcacgggcattaaatctagttatcctaataaaagtagatttcttaatattttaataaaattatcctaatataagaaatttattttaataagattattctaatataagtaggtgatactcaaaatacacaatgtaactaattatatggtatattaatattaataacatAAACATTAGTCATATATTACATCTTTAATTTCATTAGTCATACTAACTGAACAATTAACGGAAACCTAAAAAAGTAGCTTAAAAGGTAACTGGAAATTAAGAGCTGATAACTTAATTGATTAAgtaaaaaatgtttggcaaactaatcGAAATGTAGCCATTTTTttgttaaaatgatataaaaggcaataataagttctctatatttaatattataaattaaaggaataaaaaaaataggtaacttatttctcacatgctactcaaattttagtaaataatttatctatcaaataattacagaaaaaaaaaatgaaattttggtcaaaagcTTATTTCTTTGAAACAAAGCCTAAATATGAGGATTTTCATGATCTCTCGACCTTCCTCATATCTAATTAATTACTTCTTGATGTTTTTCTGTCATTGTTTACTTGGTTTTGACCTTATTGTTAGTAGTTGACCTCAAGTTCCTTTCTAAATTTTATAATCTCCATTATAGCTAttggttcagaataaatattagcaattaGGCATTGTAACACAAGGTACATATATATACTCCAAAATCATGAGGAACAGAATAAATAAGTAATTGGTTTAAAATAAATGTTAGCTTTCCACATAAGTATAAAAATTATTGTTAGCTCAACAATATGAAAAAGCAAATTTGATCAAAAACGAAAATCTATCACAAGTGTCCAACTATATCGCATTTGTTTTAGATgtagcaaaaataaataaatttttagGCTCAAACTAGATTTTAAGTCGTACCAACCATGCGTGTTATAAATGGGTAAAAATAATTTTAGAATTATTTGAGAAAGCTATAGAATAGACGAGTATATGACATTTAAATAGATAgaaactattttaagatctccccaagttgaagcggttatggttttgaaattttttaccAGCGACAAGTAGGAGCATGTTTAAAAGAATTGATACGATTCGATAATTTTCGGCCAACCTTAAATTTGTAACCAAAAATAATATATTCAGCAAGTCACAGGAAAAAAAAATCAGCATTTGGCAGGGTATAACAAAATTTTGGTAAATAATTAAGATAGTAGGAGAAAAAAATGTTTAAATACAAAGTACTTTAGTTTATTAGAAACGAGAGAAATGTTTAATaattttttgacaaaaaaacGCTTATAAAAGCAAAGTCAAAATCAAATCCAATTAGACATTGTATATTTTGTATAAAAAAAAATGGGCATATAGCCAAACAGAGCTATATAATGATGGTGGTAAACATTATTAGTAGATTAATACAGAGGAACATATGTATATACTCCATAATTGTGATGCATATAATAAATAAGGAATTGGTCATAATAAATGTTATTTATCGTAAATATAAGAATAGTTAGCACTACAATGAGAAAATCACTTTTATTAGAAAGCAAACTCTATTAAAAGTGTTCAATTATATCAGTGCATTTGTTTTGGTTGGAGTGAATGTAAATGGCGATTTATTAGGCCGGTATTAAATTGTATATCGTGTCAACTATGGGCGTTAAGACATACATAAAACTAATATTTACATCTTCATAACTCTTGAAGGAGTTATGGTTTCAACCATTGTTCATTCCCCTTCTCCATATGATATCCTTGCTTTTAAATGACTAGGTATTTGAGTTGGACTCGGCAAGACGAaatttgctcttgaaaatttcacaataaattacataccCAATGAAGTTAATATAAATCATATTGCCAGTTAACTAATCCTATAATcaaattttataataaaactaATGTAGATCTAATCGGATTTACAAGTAATACCCCTACTATCTATCCTAAACTCTAAAAAATTAAACATTTACTCCCTCCCTGGTCAATAGTTTACACTATCCCTCTTTGAGTGTTTCAGTCAATAGTTTACGTTTCTGTTTTAGGTATGTTTATACTCTCTACTTTatcttttaaaaatataaaattaattcCCCTCTATTTGTACCTTGGTCTTTATGTATATATTTCCTCCGTCCcgatcaatagttatctattacTTTTGTCACAAAGATTAAGGAATAAATATGAGTAAATTTGGACCACATGCACATGAGCCACAAAAGGTTGccaaaaatggaaatagataactattcaATGATACACCcgaaaatggaaatagataactattgaccgGAACGGAGAGAGTATATGAAGCATATGTAAACATTTTATTGAGACAAATGGAGTATTTAGTTATTGGAGTAGTTAGTTATTCTCTAAGATATAAAGATACATCTATATAATAGACATGCAACTTTAATGACTCATATCTTCATAGCTGTACACGGGGATAATGATGGATTTCAGATACAAAAATATATTTCGTGTTTAACCGGAGACAATATCCATTGAGATCATGCTACGCCATGACGATAAATAGAGACAAGGGGCAGTCACTTAATCGTGTTGAAATTTATATGAACTCTGATTTTAGTCATGGTTAGCTTTATGTAACAACGTAAAGAAACAACATCACCAAGGGATGAATGCTCTGCATTGTTGATAGGGAACAAATATACCAATGCCCCACGAAAGATATTGTTTACATGAAGTTCATAAGAAATAATCAGTcataattgtaaattatgaaaacaaatTCTATTAGTTAAAGATATAACAAATTCTCCAAACATGCTACATATATGATCGAGATACCTGTTGTTTTGCGTACCCTCATTCAACTTTTACACCGTCTTATGCTTACAGAGTCGAATATATGGCTAGATATTGTAGGTTAATCTAATTTGCGAAGCACATAAAGGTTAGCTTCAATTATCACATGTTTATTTTGGTAGAATTAAACCACATTTGGCAATACCGTTTTATGTTAACTAAAAACTGATGGTAcctacaataataaaaataggtAACTACATAAGTGAATAATACAACTGTCTATTTGgatgttatacaactgatataattaATACCAAAGAGAGTAACTTTTACGTTACAGGGACTGAAGATCCAGCAGTAATCAACTAAATCAACCAGAAGTTTTATGCGTTCCAATTTCTAACATATTTGGACTTTTTttatatttagtttagttgacttATGCTACCAAATATGGCAATGTAAACCAACGTTTACAATATGTTGTTCAACAAATTCTTGGAACATTCAACATGCACATTGTTAAAGATAATCCTAATtggagccccgtgcatcgcacgggctttccaactagtataTATAATAATATTCAGTAATATATTTATTTAGTTCAATCCAGCTTAATATCAATTACCTTCcagatttggtattaatttagaaACTAGAGAACAAATTACACATGAATCAATGCAGTTAATGCATATTTTAagtatttatttccttttttaaTTTCTTAAATACAACACATTGGTATTTATCATTGTTAACTAATAAGACGGACAATGTTTACAGAAGTATATTCTTTTgggagtaacaataactaatcaTACGACAATTCATACCAACAAGGCAACAAAAATGTTACTAACCTAAAAGATAAAAAAAGCTACAAGTTCGTTAACCATGATGCTTGTAACTTCGAGTTTCAAAGGAGTCAGGACTAGCAATTCCTGGCTGAAACCAAAGTTGGTACATGAGGACAAACATAGGCTTGATCCGACACCGTCTTGACTCGGAAAGAGGCGGAGCCTTTATTGGCCAGATTATAACGACCCACCTGAAAATACTTTTGATTGGGAACACAATACTTAAAGCATAACTCTCCATCAATCAAGCTAACAGGAATTACAGTCAGCCAATCATATGCCCTTTTATAAACCTTTCTAACAATTGCTCCAATATCGATCATAGCGACTTCAGTCCACTTGCTAGATTTTACGTCTGTCAACTTCCAGAGGCTCCATATACCACGGTCTTTGTCCTCTTCCTTTGTTACGCCTAGGCCGGTTCCCAAACTTATATAGTGGACCggaaaatgtaaaaaaatatcaAAGCTCTTTGGACCGTAAAATTGATAAATAGTTTCTGTATCGACATCCATGGCAAAACAAACGCGACAACTATCAGCACACCAGTACATGAATCCCGGGACAAAGAAGGCTAATTCGAGCATTATTACACAGTTCGCTTCTGGAATTTCAACACGCCTCCAAGCTTTATCAACGCCAACCGTAAACACATGCATTTCAAATTTCTTGTGATCCACGTCATCAGAAACACGTACAGCTTTATACCGACCATAGGAATCAACTGCTAAATTATCGCTTACATAATAACAACTATTTAAGGCCCTTAGACGAGGCAGACTAACTATTACTTTCGTCACAAGATTCATCAAATGTAATACTCCTTTGTTCATTCTATCTGAAAGCAAGACTAAGCCATTATAAG from Silene latifolia isolate original U9 population chromosome 5, ASM4854445v1, whole genome shotgun sequence encodes the following:
- the LOC141655773 gene encoding uncharacterized protein LOC141655773, with the translated sequence MDHHLRIAILLAGNLVIIIILILLFIRRREPEVRKKHLCRSYIDLPREITFNILILLPANVLHEVARKVCKQWDEIIKDPVFVRAHCQISTTRARFLVQVFNKLCEAYYMEAECTKSVRVTEIKFPSPARISGSYNGLVLLSDRMNKGVLHLMNLVTKVIVSLPRLRALNSCYYVSDNLAVDSYGRYKAVRVSDDVDHKKFEMHVFTVGVDKAWRRVEIPEANCVIMLELAFFVPGFMYWCADSCRVCFAMDVDTETIYQFYGPKSFDIFLHFPVHYISLGTGLGVTKEEDKDRGIWSLWKLTDVKSSKWTEVAMIDIGAIVRKVYKRAYDWLTVIPVSLIDGELCFKYCVPNQKYFQVGRYNLANKGSASFRVKTVSDQAYVCPHVPTLVSARNC